A window of the Bdellovibrio sp. ZAP7 genome harbors these coding sequences:
- a CDS encoding succinylglutamate-semialdehyde dehydrogenase, with protein MSTTIFPINYKGDFINGRFIPVTKGDGEVKNLSPADLNDLIMTVPFKHDHMDEACVAAKKAYPKWATLSMDERKTYLLRLKEMFDSHAEQFAQIISRDTGKPAWEAMTEAKALGAKIDITLNHSTKLVADERIPNALPQVEGVIRHRSRGVMAVVGPFNFPAHLPNGHIIPALIVGNTVVFKPSEQTPAVGQFMAEMFEKAQFPPGVFNMVQGDGAGGGRLVANEHVDGVLFTGSYEVGLKIKQETLNHYWKILALEMGGKNATVVWEDADMDKAVYESLVGAYMTAGQRCSCTSRIIVHPKIADEFTERFYQAAKKLSIGHWTENTFMGPLITSASVEKYIRFQEIANRENCESLMRGKSLDLKNKGYYVTPSIHLVKKFDPNSVYQKSEIFGPNVAIYTTGDWNHAMEIVNSTGYGLVMALFSKNKELYEDALFKARVGLLNWNRTTNGASSRLPFGGMGKSGNDRASAHYAIQYCTVPVASLEDPTPFDPTKILPGMNLDMK; from the coding sequence ATGAGCACCACCATTTTTCCGATCAATTACAAAGGTGATTTTATCAACGGTCGTTTCATTCCGGTTACTAAAGGCGATGGTGAAGTTAAAAACTTAAGCCCTGCTGATTTGAATGACCTGATCATGACGGTGCCATTTAAGCATGACCACATGGACGAAGCTTGTGTCGCAGCAAAAAAAGCCTATCCCAAATGGGCGACACTTTCGATGGACGAAAGAAAAACTTATCTGCTGCGCCTGAAAGAGATGTTTGATTCTCATGCAGAACAGTTTGCGCAGATTATTTCACGCGATACTGGTAAACCCGCGTGGGAAGCGATGACTGAAGCGAAAGCTTTGGGTGCAAAGATCGATATCACATTGAATCACTCAACAAAGCTGGTTGCTGATGAAAGAATTCCAAATGCTTTGCCACAAGTGGAGGGGGTTATCCGTCATCGCTCGCGTGGGGTGATGGCTGTTGTCGGTCCTTTCAACTTTCCAGCGCATTTGCCAAATGGTCATATCATTCCGGCATTGATTGTGGGAAACACGGTTGTTTTTAAACCTTCCGAACAAACGCCGGCTGTGGGTCAATTCATGGCAGAGATGTTTGAAAAGGCTCAGTTCCCTCCTGGCGTATTCAATATGGTTCAGGGTGATGGAGCTGGTGGTGGTCGCTTGGTGGCAAATGAACACGTGGATGGCGTCCTGTTCACCGGTTCTTACGAAGTCGGTTTGAAAATCAAACAAGAGACTTTGAATCACTATTGGAAAATTCTTGCTCTTGAAATGGGCGGTAAGAATGCGACAGTGGTTTGGGAAGATGCGGACATGGATAAAGCGGTTTATGAATCGCTGGTGGGTGCGTATATGACTGCGGGTCAACGTTGCTCTTGCACAAGCCGAATCATCGTTCATCCAAAAATTGCGGATGAGTTTACGGAAAGATTCTATCAAGCCGCTAAAAAACTTTCGATTGGCCACTGGACTGAAAATACATTCATGGGCCCATTGATTACGTCGGCGTCTGTGGAAAAATACATCCGCTTCCAGGAAATCGCGAATCGTGAAAACTGTGAAAGCTTGATGCGTGGTAAATCTTTGGATCTAAAGAACAAAGGTTACTATGTGACGCCTTCGATTCACTTGGTGAAAAAGTTTGATCCGAACTCTGTATATCAAAAATCAGAGATCTTTGGACCTAACGTGGCGATTTACACGACTGGCGACTGGAATCATGCGATGGAAATCGTTAATTCCACGGGCTATGGCTTGGTCATGGCGTTGTTCTCTAAAAACAAAGAGCTTTACGAAGATGCTTTGTTTAAAGCGCGTGTGGGCTTGCTAAATTGGAATCGTACAACGAATGGTGCAAGTTCTCGTCTGCCATTTGGTGGTATGGGTAAATCTGGTAACGACAGAGCTTCAGCTCACTATGCGATTCAGTATTGCACAGTGCCTGTGGCAAGCCTTGAGGATCCAACTCCATTTGATCCAACTAAGATTCTTCCAGGTATGAATTTGGATATGAAGTAA
- the mltG gene encoding endolytic transglycosylase MltG produces the protein MKKTVVVLVSAFVALVVAVGVCVGFLGYQYASTAPSSVAQDVVYEVVPGKAFNTIAKDLENKGLVRNAFFFSMYARFKNERSKVKVGEYLLRTNMTPNEVLDVITSGKSIARAFTVSEGLSIYEISDLYEKEGFGTAAEFMRLVRDPAFIQSVLGEKQESLEGYLFPETYMLTKFTDTKGLLQAMVKRFLYVYNEIQPQSHLQGWSRHQIVTLASIVEKETGAPEERPRISSVFHNRIQKNMKLQTDPTIIYGKAETLGKIVINITRADLSTPTRYNTYVISGLPPGPIANPGREALLAAMNPAKTEYLFFVSQNDGTHVFSENYQAHEAAVKRFQVNAKAREGKSWRDLKNRPAGEKEVGAGTGAKKVTK, from the coding sequence ATGAAAAAAACAGTAGTTGTTCTTGTTAGTGCATTTGTTGCTTTAGTGGTCGCAGTTGGCGTGTGTGTAGGTTTTTTAGGCTACCAATACGCCAGTACGGCTCCAAGTAGCGTGGCCCAAGATGTGGTTTATGAAGTTGTGCCGGGTAAGGCATTTAACACTATCGCCAAAGATCTTGAGAACAAGGGCTTGGTCCGTAATGCTTTCTTTTTTTCTATGTACGCGCGTTTTAAAAACGAACGTTCGAAAGTGAAAGTGGGCGAGTATTTATTAAGAACCAATATGACTCCGAATGAAGTTCTGGATGTGATTACATCTGGAAAAAGCATTGCACGTGCCTTTACGGTCAGTGAAGGTCTAAGTATCTACGAAATTTCAGACCTTTATGAAAAAGAAGGCTTCGGAACAGCTGCTGAATTTATGCGCCTGGTGCGCGATCCCGCTTTTATTCAGTCTGTTTTGGGTGAAAAGCAGGAAAGCTTAGAGGGTTACCTATTTCCAGAAACTTACATGCTAACGAAGTTCACAGATACCAAGGGACTTCTGCAGGCGATGGTGAAAAGATTCTTGTACGTGTACAACGAAATCCAGCCGCAATCTCATTTGCAGGGTTGGAGTCGTCATCAGATCGTGACGTTGGCAAGTATTGTGGAAAAAGAGACGGGTGCTCCGGAAGAACGTCCTCGTATTTCCTCGGTCTTTCATAATCGTATCCAAAAAAACATGAAGTTACAGACGGATCCGACGATCATTTACGGCAAAGCTGAAACTTTAGGTAAAATCGTGATCAATATCACTCGTGCTGATCTGTCGACGCCGACTCGCTATAATACTTATGTGATTTCCGGTCTGCCTCCAGGTCCTATCGCAAATCCGGGTCGTGAAGCCCTGCTAGCTGCGATGAATCCTGCGAAGACGGAATATCTATTCTTTGTAAGTCAAAATGATGGTACGCATGTGTTTTCAGAAAACTATCAGGCCCACGAGGCGGCAGTTAAACGCTTCCAGGTGAATGCAAAAGCTCGCGAAGGTAAGTCTTGGAGAGACCTTAAGAATCGTCCTGCTGGCGAAAAAGAAGTCGGGGCAGGGACGGGAGCAAAGAAAGTAACGAAGTAA